In the Heterodontus francisci isolate sHetFra1 unplaced genomic scaffold, sHetFra1.hap1 HAP1_SCAFFOLD_1222, whole genome shotgun sequence genome, one interval contains:
- the LOC137361894 gene encoding rho GTPase-activating protein 27-like isoform X1, with protein sequence MQVDVRRCCVVVIRRWKWPSAVPHLHATGTDSPSASEMFAASSGRSLHGLQGSAILEAQYHYQYVARDGRRVCISEGDRFVLLQKSNQDWWQVRREGEPKKVKPIYVPATYVVELPKVMAAGKRASLPGKFSHSRFEFSDAWPCSSPDEVLMYKRNTLAQGPEFRHRLSEGDLGRGGPSGRRASRVRPAEESLSPAAQPVREVCGQRGSASPLVAPEKPAGASRKGQRSCGKRGDAELIVLKASQRQRLGRE encoded by the exons ATGCAGGTCGACGTCCGTCGTTGTTGTGTTGTAGTAATCAGAAGATG GAAATGGCCCTCGGCAGTCCCTCATCTACACGCGACAGGCACCGATTCACCGTCGGCATCTGAGATGTTCGCAGCGAGCAGTGGGAGGTCGCTGCACGGCCTCCAGGGTTCTGCAATCCTGGAGGCCCAGTACCACTACCAGTACGTCGCCAGGGACGGCAGGCGGGTCTGCATCTCCGAGGGGGACCGCTTTGTCCTGCTGCAGAAGTCCAACCAGGACTGGTGGCAGGTCCGCCGGGAGGGGGAGCCGAAGAAAGTGAAGCCCATCTACGTACCTGCCACCTACGTGGTCGAATTGCCAAAAGTGATGGCCGCAGGCAAGAGAGCCAGCCTGCCCGGCAAGTTCAGCCACTCGAGGTTTGAGTTTTCAG ACGCTTGGCCGTGCTCGAGTCCAGACGAGGTCCTGATGTATAAGAGGAACACTCTGGCGCAGGGGCCAGAGTTCAGACACCGCCTCAGCGAGGGAGACTTGGGGAGGGGCGGCCCCTCCGGCCGCCGCGCATCACGAGTCCGGCCGGCCGAGGAAAGCCTATCTCCTGCCGCCCAACCCGTACGAGAGGTTTGCGGGCAACGTGGCAGCGCTAGTCCACTCGTGGCCCCCGAGAAACCAGCTGGAGCTTCGAGGAAAGGCCAACGGAGCTGTGGTAAGCGTGGGGATGCAGAACTGATTGTTCTTAAAGCGAGTCAAAGACAGCGGCTTGGGAGGGAATGA
- the LOC137361895 gene encoding methionine--tRNA ligase, cytoplasmic-like, whose translation MKLFMSPAQPANLKVLAAVEVTGLRPELQPVSQPEHVVPFLSRSKLPALQLATGDFIFSTNAICQYLFALSGKEPSDATNQWLEWEATQLQPVLFVALHATVVQGRKSEESVGTLRKQLFHLNQALIDRATPCVTSDTVTVADVVLWGALYPLLQDAACLPEEFATVREWLRRMSTTGACLKALDAALEGKGVQVFKSYLQKQPAPALPPQRPTSNGAEEGDAAERKVTEEELRAAEEAWRSGLSGLPKPRKIQHPILPKKGERNVLITSALPYVNNIPHLGNIIGCVLSADVFARYCRLRDWNTLYICGTDEYGTATETKALEEGLTPRQICNKYNAIHSQIYSWFEISFDYFGRTTTKHQTRIAQDIFKRLLERGFLCSDTVDQLRCERCERFLADRFVEGVCPFCNYEEARGDQCDLCGKLINAVELKKPQCKICRETPVIKTSKHLFLELPKLEERLEKWLEESIENGDWTPNARFITRSWIRDGLKPRCITRDLKWGTPVPLEEFKDKVFYVWFDAPIGYISITADYTEHWEKWWKNPEEVELYNFMAKDNVPFHSVVFPCSLLGAEDNYTLVNSLVATGRCLCVFVSLSL comes from the exons ATGAAGCTGTTCATGAGCCCGGCTCAGCCCGCCAACCTGAAGGTCTTGGCGGCTGTGGAGGTGACGGGCCTGAGGCCTGAGCTgcagcctgtcagccagccag AGCATGTGGTGCCTTTCCTGTCGCGTTCAAAGCTCCCAGCCCTGCAGTTAGCAACCGGGGACTTTATATTCTCAACCAACGCCATTTGTCA GTACCTGTTCGCCCTCAGCGGCAAGGAGCCCAGCGATGCGACCAATCAGTGGTTAGAATGGGAAGCGACCCAGCTGCAG CCGGTGCTGTTCGTGGCGTTGCATGCCACAGTCGTGCAGGGCAGGAAGAGCGAGGAGTCGGTCGGGACGCTGAGGAAGCAGCTATTCCACCTCAACCAGGCCCTGATCGACCGAGCTACGCCTTGTGTGACCTCG GACACGGTGACGGTGGCTGACGTCGTCCTCTGGGGAGCCCTTTACCCGCTGCTTCAGGATGCCGCTTGTCTTCCAG AGGAGTTTGCGACTGTTCGAGAGTGGTTACGGCGTATGAGCACCACAGGAGCCTGCCTGAAAGCCCTGGACGCTGCTCttgaggggaagggggtgcaggtcttCAAATCCTACCTGCAGAAGCAGCCTGCTCCTGCTCTACCGCCTCAGAGACCCACCTCCAACGGAGCAGAG GAAGGAGATGCTGCCGAACGCAAGGTCACGGAGGAGGAGCTGCGAGCAGCGGAGGAGGCTTGGCGAAGCGGGCTGTCTGGACTCCCTAAACCCAGGAAGATACAGCACCCGAT TTTGCCTAAGAAGGGAGAGAGGAACGTGCTGATCACCAGCGCCCTGCCCTACGTCAACAACATTCCGCACCTGGGCAACATTATCGGCTGCGTGCTGAGTGCCGACGTCTTCGCCAG ATACTGCCGCCTCCGAGACTGGAACACGCTGTACATCTGCGGGACGGACGAGTACGGGACGGCCACGGAGACGAAGGCCTTGGAGGAGGGGCTGACCCCCCGGCAGATCTGCAACAAGTACAACGCCATCCACAGCCAGATCTACAGCTGGTTCGAGATCTCCTTCGACTACTTTGGGCGCACCACCACCAAGCACCAGACCAG GATTGCCCAGGACATCTTTAAGCGGCTGCTGGAGAGGGGCTTCCTGTGCAGTGATACGGTGGACCAGCTTCGTTGCGAGAGATGCGAGAGGTTCCTGGCGGACCGCTTCGTGGAGGGAGTCTGCCCGTTCTGCAATTACGAGGAGGCGCGGGGGGACCAGTGCGACCTTTGCGGGAAGCTGATCAACGCGGTGGAGCTGAAG AAACCTCAGTGCAAGATCTGCCGAGAGACCCCGGTCATCAAAACCTCCAAACACCTGTTTCTGGAATTACCCAAG CTGGAGGAGAGGCTGGAGAAATGGCTGGAGGAATCCATCGAAAACGGAGACTGGACACCCAACGCTCGCTTCATTACGCGCTCCTGGATTCGAGACGGCCTGAAACCACGCTGCATCACGAGGGATCTCAAGTGGGGAACGCCCGTACCGCTGGAGGAGTTCAAGGacaag GTGTTTTACGTCTGGTTTGATGCTCCCATCGGTTACATCTCCATCACCGCCGACTACACGGAGCACTGGGAGAAATGGTGGAAGAATCCGGAAGAG GTCGAGCTGTACAATTTCATGGCAAAGGACAACGTCCCGTTTCACAGCGTCGTGTTCCCGTGTTCCTTACTTGGAGCCGAGGACAACTACACACTCGTCAACAGTCTGGTAGCGACAggtaggtgtctgtgtgtgtttgtgtctctctctct
- the LOC137361894 gene encoding rho GTPase-activating protein 27-like isoform X2, whose amino-acid sequence MFAASSGRSLHGLQGSAILEAQYHYQYVARDGRRVCISEGDRFVLLQKSNQDWWQVRREGEPKKVKPIYVPATYVVELPKVMAAGKRASLPGKFSHSRFEFSDAWPCSSPDEVLMYKRNTLAQGPEFRHRLSEGDLGRGGPSGRRASRVRPAEESLSPAAQPVREVCGQRGSASPLVAPEKPAGASRKGQRSCGKRGDAELIVLKASQRQRLGRE is encoded by the exons ATGTTCGCAGCGAGCAGTGGGAGGTCGCTGCACGGCCTCCAGGGTTCTGCAATCCTGGAGGCCCAGTACCACTACCAGTACGTCGCCAGGGACGGCAGGCGGGTCTGCATCTCCGAGGGGGACCGCTTTGTCCTGCTGCAGAAGTCCAACCAGGACTGGTGGCAGGTCCGCCGGGAGGGGGAGCCGAAGAAAGTGAAGCCCATCTACGTACCTGCCACCTACGTGGTCGAATTGCCAAAAGTGATGGCCGCAGGCAAGAGAGCCAGCCTGCCCGGCAAGTTCAGCCACTCGAGGTTTGAGTTTTCAG ACGCTTGGCCGTGCTCGAGTCCAGACGAGGTCCTGATGTATAAGAGGAACACTCTGGCGCAGGGGCCAGAGTTCAGACACCGCCTCAGCGAGGGAGACTTGGGGAGGGGCGGCCCCTCCGGCCGCCGCGCATCACGAGTCCGGCCGGCCGAGGAAAGCCTATCTCCTGCCGCCCAACCCGTACGAGAGGTTTGCGGGCAACGTGGCAGCGCTAGTCCACTCGTGGCCCCCGAGAAACCAGCTGGAGCTTCGAGGAAAGGCCAACGGAGCTGTGGTAAGCGTGGGGATGCAGAACTGATTGTTCTTAAAGCGAGTCAAAGACAGCGGCTTGGGAGGGAATGA